The following coding sequences lie in one Phragmites australis chromosome 8, lpPhrAust1.1, whole genome shotgun sequence genomic window:
- the LOC133927589 gene encoding uncharacterized protein LOC133927589: MKEIQEELRALRQIVPNTPAAARAVACEMPEGGATSGVTLHEWVSMKLDSFDGSGTPIQAANWLAYIEMQLDAFDVLPRDKVRYVIQLIKGEAQIWWRGVQSARTVAHGDLTWSEFVRQFERRFYPATFLDKIQIDLNNYTQGQKSVAEYAEKDRRFRQGLKPFIRHVLGAFPVTDFRSMVEQASGVELQQSYTDDIRKTSGADQHKGPEEKRSRFGGPIHKKYKGQQHHQPYRGGSSQMHPPGTSTQFRTVVKPDFGLVCFKCGDSHMQSECSW, translated from the coding sequence ATGAAGGAGATACAAGAAGAGCTAAGAGCATTGAGGCAGATTGTTCCAAatactcctgctgctgctagaGCTGTGGCATGTGAGATGCCTGAAGGGGGTGCTACTAGTGGGGTAACGCTCCATGAATGGGTCAGTATGAAATTAGACTCTTTTGATGGATCAGGGACTCCAATTCAGGCTGCAAATTGGCTTGCTTATATAGAAATGCAGCTGGATGCTTTTGATGTGTTGCCTCGAGACAAGGTTAGATATGTGATACAGTTGATAAAGGGAGAAGCCCAGATCTGGTGGAGAGGTGTACAGTCAGCTAGGACTGTTGCCCATGGGGATCTTACCTGGTCTGAGTTTGTCAGGCAATTTGAGAGGAGATTCTATCCAGCTACTTTTCTGGATAAAATACAAATTGACTTAAACAACTATACACAAGGTCAGAAATCAGTGGCAGAGTATGCAGAGAAGGACAGACGTTTCAGACAGGGTTTGAAGCCTTTTATCCGTCATGTCCTTGGTGCTTTTCCTGTTACAGATTTTCGCTCTATGGTTGAACAAGCTTCTGGGGTTGAGTTGCAGCAATCTTACACTGATGATATTCGCAAGACATCGGGAGCAGATCAGCATAAAGGaccagaagagaagaggagtcgTTTTGGTGGTCCCATCCATAAGAAGTACAAGGGACAGCAACATCACCAACCATACCGTGGTGGATCCTCTCAGATGCATCCTCCAGGCACCAGTACCCAATTCCGTACAGTGGTTAAACCCGATTTTGGTTTGGTGTGCTTCAAGTGTGGTGATTCACATATGCAGAGTGAATGTTCTTGGTAG